ACAACCAAAGACTGCCACAGCCCTGCCAAGTAGCGGCAGCGTAGTGAGTTCTGTACCCAAGGCACAGCGCAACGCCTCAGCGAAGACCGCATCCGGGAAGCACCCTGCAGCCTCAGTTCGCACTGCGAAGTCCGCAGCCACCGCACGTCCCCAAGGAAGTGAGGGCACCGCACCCTCAAAGAAAGCCACCACACGCCCACCCCCAACGCCCAcactcccacccccaacacccaCACTCCCACCCCCAACGCCCTCTGCACACACTGAATCCAAACTCTTAAATGAGACGGCGATCAAAGAGCGTGCGGAGGGCCGAGCCAAAGTCCCGTGCGAATTCAGGGACAGCCTCAAGCGTTTTTCCTTCTCGCCCACTGGAGTATTGAAGATCCTGAGAATGGTGAGCAGAGAGCTGGTGAGATCTAGCTGGGGGATGTGGCCGGCAGTGGCCTCGGGGAAATGCCCAGGGGGTGCCAGCTCCAGAAAGCTTCCATAATTTACTTTGCCACTCACCTTTGTTTTGCTTCACCTTTCCTCCCCACCGCCCCTTGCTCCCCACACACTAAACCGTTCCTACTAAGCTTgcctcttttttccccctatttttttttcttttctttattatactttaagttctagggtacacgtgcagaacgtgcagttttgttacataggtatacacatggcattgtggtttgctgcacccatcaacccgtcacctacatgaggtatttctcctaatgctatccctcccctagtcccccactccctacaggccctggtgtgtgatgttcccctcctgtgtccatgtgttcaactcccacttatgagtgagaacatgcaatgtttggttttctgttcttgcgttagtttgctgagaatgatggtttccagcttcatccatgtccctgcaaaggacatgaactcatccttttttatggctgc
This genomic window from Macaca mulatta isolate MMU2019108-1 chromosome 20, T2T-MMU8v2.0, whole genome shotgun sequence contains:
- the CMTM1 gene encoding CKLF-like MARVEL transmembrane domain-containing protein 1 isoform X2, which gives rise to MDPGDAKPGPPEAPSGNLKQPKTATALPSSGSVVSSVPKAQRNASAKTASGKHPAASVRTAKSAATARPQGSEGTAPSKKATTRPPPTPTLPPPTPTLPPPTPSAHTESKLLNETAIKERAEGRAKVPCEFRDSLKRFSFSPTGVLKILRMDLTNSIITAVFLSVVAILAMQEKERRHLFYVGGSLCLTAVIVCCIDAFVVTKMMRTNLKRFLGIEFESKLSPAKDAYPETGPDAPQRPA
- the CMTM1 gene encoding CKLF-like MARVEL transmembrane domain-containing protein 1 isoform X3, yielding MDPGDAKPGPPEAPSGNLKQPKTATALPSSGSVVSSVPKAQRNASAKTASGKHPAASVRTAKSAATARPQGSEGTAPSKKATTRPPPTPTLPPPTPTLPPPTPSAHTESKLLNETAIKERAEGRAKVPCEFRDSLKRFSFSPTGVLKILRMSLIIGALACFIIAQANESFITITILEIFIVLFFILIYMLTLHHLLTYLHWPLLDLTNSIITAVFLSVVAILAMQEKERRHLFYVGGR